The Nostoc sp. 'Peltigera membranacea cyanobiont' N6 genome contains the following window.
AATGTCCCCATACCAGCTATAGAACTTTCTGGTTTGATCGTTAACCATCGTTTAGAACACAATGGCACAGCCAAGTTCGATCTGTTTTTAGAACTATTTGAAACGCCAGATGGGATTAGTGGTTGGTTTGAGTACAGCACCGATTTATTTGACGCAGCTACCATCTCTCGCATCGGAGGACATTTTCAGACTTTAGTGGCAGGTATTGTTGCTCATCCCGATCGGAAAGTTGCAGATTTACCCTTATTAACAGCTACTGAGCGCCAACAATTCTTAGTGGGATGGAATCAAACTCAAGCAGATTACCCGGAACAAAGTTGCATTCACCAACTATTTGAAGCGCAAGTTGAGCGATCGCCTGACTCTGTAGCAGCAATTTTTGCCCAACAACAAATAACTTATCACGACTTGAATGCCAGAGCCAATCAACTGGCGCGTTATTTACAAACTTTAGGTGTACAGTCAGATGTATTGGTAGGGATTTGTGTAGAGCGATCGCTAGAAACGATCGTAGCTTTATTAGCGATTCTCAAAGCTGGTGGAGCTTATGTACCTCTAGATCCCGCCTATCCACAGCAGCGTTTATCCTTAATGCTGACAGACTCTCAAGTAACGGTGCTATTAACCCAGCAATGTTTGTTGGAGCAGCTTCCCGAACATCAAGCTACTATTGTCTGTTTGGATAGAGACTGGAGGGATATTGCTACCCAAGCCCAAAATAACCTGGATATTAATATCCATCCTGACAATTTAGCTTATGTCATCTACACCTCCGGTTCTACTGGTAAACCAAAAGGTGTAGCGATGCCACACCGTCCCTTAGTCAACTTAATTTCTTGGCAATCGCAAACTTCTACAGTTGGCTTTGGCAGCAAAACACTGCAATATACACCGATTAGCTTTGATGTTTCCTTCCAAGAAATCTTTGCCACCCTGACTATAGGCGGAACATTGGTATTGATTTCGGAATCAATGCGTCGCGAACCCACACACCTGCTGCAATTTCTGAATCAAGTAGGGATTGAGCGATTGTTCCTACCCTATGTCGCTTTGCAACAATTAGCCGAAATAGCAAGGATAGAAGGCATAGTACCCTGGAGTTTACGCGAAGTGATTACGGCTGGGGAACAGTTACGCATTACAGATGCGATCGCACATTTATTTCACAAATTACCTAACTGCACTCTCCACAACCACTATGGCCCATCTGAAACTCATGTAGTGACTGCTTTTACCCTTGCCAATTCACCTACAGATTGGTCAGTTTTGCCACCCATTGGACGACCCATTGCTAACAGTCAAATTTATCTATTAGACTCTCAGTTACAACCTGTTCCTGTAGGTGTACCTGGAGAACTTTACATTGGTGGTATTGGTATAGCACGTGGTTATCTCAACCGCTTCGATCTTACAGATGCTCGGTTTATTCCCAACCCCTTCAATAATTCAAAATTATATAAAACAGGGGATTTGGCACGTTATCTACCAGATGGCAATATCGAGTATCTCAGTCGTATCGATCGTCAAGTGAAGATTCGCGGCTTCCGAATCGAGTTAGGAGAAATTGAAGCTTTACTAGCACAACATCCCTCCGTCAAGACAAGTGTTCTCATAGATCGGGAAGATGTACCTGGACAAAAGCATTTAGTAGCTTATGTGGTGCAAAACCAACAATATGAGAATGACAGCCAACTGACATTAGAACTCCGCCACTTTCTCAAACAAAAGCTACCAGAATATATGATACCTACAGCTTTTGTTTGCTTAGAGAAGTTGCCACTAACACCCAGTGGCAAACTAGATCGGCGAGCATTACCTGCTCCCGATCGATCCAGACCAATTCTTGAAGTTGCATTAATTACACCTCGGACTATTAGTGAGCAAAAAATGGTCGGTATCTGGATTAAGATACTTGGCATTGATCGGGTGGGTATTCAAGATAACTTCTTTGAACTTGGCGGTAATTCTCTATTAGCAGCACAGTTAATGATATATGTGCGAGAAACTTTTCAAGTCCAGATGCCTGTAAGATGTATTTTTGAGCAGCAGACTATAGAAGGACTGTGCCAGATAGTTGAGAAATTACATCACGGAGGAACTGCTGCTCTCAATACTGTTATTAGTTTCAAAGCTGAAGCCGTACTCGATCCAAACATCTATCCCCAAGGAGTGCTTGTTAAGGACATCAGTCAGCCAAAGCATATTTTCTTAACAGGTGCTACGGGCTTTCTGGGTGCTTTCTTACTACATGAATTGTTGCAGCAAACTGAGGCTAAGATATATTGCCTTGTGCGTGCTAATAACGAAAGTGAAGGTTTTAGAAGGTTACAGAAAAACCTAGAAAAATATTTAATCTGGGACGCAAGCCAAAGCTCAAGAATTATTGCCATCCCAGGAAATTTAGATCGGCCTCGTTTAGGACTGTCTTTAGAGCAATTTGGGAGGCTAGCAGAGCAAATTGATGTCATTTATCACAGTGGTGCTGAAGTCGGCTTTGCTAAACCATATTCTCTAATGAAGGCGGCAAATGTTTTTGGCACTCAAGAAGTTCTGAGATTGGCGTGTCATGCTCAACTCAAGCCAGTACATTACATCTCAACAATTGCCGTTTTTAGCACAATTGCTTGTTTTAATGGGTTGAATGTCATTTATGAGGACGATGATATCGATCCTAGTGAAACTTATCTTTATCAAGACATTGGTTATATCCAAAGTAAATGGGTAGCTGAAAAACTTGTTTGGATTGCTAAATCAAGAGGTATCCCTGTAACAGTCATTAGATCGGGATTTTTAATGGGTCATTCAGATACTGGCGTAACTAATACAGATGATTACATGTCTAGATTGATCGAGGGTTGTATACAAGTAGGTAGTTTTCCAGATTTAGTCAATCAAAAACAAGATTTAATTACAGTAGATTATGCTAGTAAAACTATTGTTCAAATATCTAAAAAAAAGCAATCTCTGGGTAAAGCATTTCATTTAGTTCCTTTAGCATCGCAAAATATCGATTTAACTAGATTATTTGAGTTGATATCAGCTTGTGGATATCCAGTTAAAAAAGTACCTTATCCTCAATGGACAGATGAGTTGATCGATCGAGCTCGAACCTCTCAGGAAAATTCTTTGTTTCCTCTTATCCCGATGTTAACTGAACAAGTGCATCAAGGGCTGACTGCATGGCAACTATATCAAAATACCCCTGATTTAGATTGTCGCAATACACTAGAGGCAATTGCTGATATTTCCCTTTCCTGTCCATCAATGGATACTGAATTACTCAGTAAATATTTAGCTTATTCTCTAAGTAATAGATTTTTGAATATAAAGAGTATATAGCGAATCTTTAGAGGTTGAATGAATAATTATTTGGCTGTGATTTTAGGCAATTAGTTTGCGATATTCACAAACTAAGTAGGAGTGCTATAGCAGATAAATTTACTAAATAGTTGCACTACATCCTAATGAGAAATACTTAAATCAGTCATGAACAACTTCACAATTTTGTAGTAGTTTAACTCATAAATAAAATATTATTTTTTAAGTATTTTTTGCAATGACTCTATGCTTTAAAAGGTTTAGATTTTAATTATTCATAGAGACAAGATTTTAGTATGTATTTAACAACAGAGCAATTAATAATCTATAAAAGTCAAGGATTTATTTTATTGCCAGAATATTTTTCTCGCGCCGAAGTTGGAATTATGAAAGCAGAATTATCCACTTTGTCTGTGGAGGATTCACCCAAAAAAATCCTTGAGAAAGATGGTAAAACTGTGCGATCGCTTCATGGCTCCCATGCTAACAATGATGTTTTTAATTCTCTAACACGTCATCCATTTATCGTTGAACCAGCTATGCAAATAGTTGGGAGTCAAGTATATATATACCAGTTCAAAATAAATCTTAAAGCAGCATTTAGTGGCGACCTTTGGAAATGGCATCAAGACTATATTTATTGGCGTAAAGAGGATGGGATGCCAAGACCACAAGTAGTCAATGCTATGTGCTTATTAGATGATATGAATGAATTTAATGGGCCGCTATTTATTATTCCTGGTTCACATAAAGAAGAGATGATCGATGTTTTGGAGCATAATCCTATAGGAGAAACCACAACTTCTCATAATTCTGGTGAGAGTTCTACATGGATATCGAGCTTTAGTGTTAATTTAAAGTATTCTTTGAACCAGAAAATAATTACTAGTTTAGTATCCAAGTATGGAATTACTTCTGTAAAAGCTGCGGCAGGTTCAGTTCTATTTTTTGATAGTAATATTGTTCATGCCTCAACAAATAATATCTCACCTTTTGGGCGTTCTACTGTGATTATTACTTATAACAGCATTGAGAATATTCCTTTAGCGGTTATAAATCCTCGACCAGATTTTCTTGTTGGTCAAAATTATCAAGCAGTTACCCCTCTAGGATCTGATGCGTTATCTCAGAAGAACGGCGAACTCCATACTCAAGATAAACTAGATCGTCGTAATCTTCATCCTCTGCCACATTAGTAATAGTGGTTGGTTTTGGGAGCTTGTTTTGAAGCAAGGGTTAATTCGCCTACCGACGGTATTTGTCGCAAAATCAGGGTTAATCCCGCAGCCACCATCTGTGTCAGGTTGAGAATTCGCGTAGTTTATCGCCGCAGGCATCGCAATCCCAAGCTACTCAAAAACAGTCATAACTAAAGCAGAATGTCTGCTGCAAATGGAGTTAAGAAGCTGATGCCGTGGTTTGTCAAAATTGAAGAAGGCAAAGTCGATAAACCTACCTTTGACCAATATGTACCTGCCCACAAAGCCTACATTCAAGACTTGATAGCGAAAGGACACAAAGCGCGAACAGGCTATTGGGCAGAGCAAAGAGGCGGGATGTTGTTGTTTGAGGCTGCCTCAAAGGAGGAAGCAGAAGCAATTGTAGCTGATGACCCGTTGGTAAAACACGGCTGCGTCAACTATCAGCTTTACGAATGGCGAATTGTTTTGGAATAACACACATCTTACTGATTTTTCATGTTATGCTTTTAGAAGACCTGGATCTATGCGATCGCAACACCCAAATCTTGTCAGAACCGGAAGGTAGCAGCAACACGGGAGGCTTGTGGTAGGCGTAGTCTCCGGGTCGCCCTATTTTTAGGAGCGGTCAGCAACAATGGCTGGTTTTGGAGATATTGTTCAAAAAGCTTTTTACCTCGGTGTTGGATTAGCTTCTTACGCAGGTGAGAAAGCAGGGGGAAAATTAGCCCAAGTGCGATCGCAAGTCCAAAAACTGGCAGATGAAATGGTTGCAAAGGGCGAAATGAATACAGAAGAAGCCCGCCGCTTCGTTGAAGATATGATGAAGCAAGCCCAACAAGCCCAAGCATCTGGTGAAACCTCCGAGAAAACACCTCCTTCTGAACCTCGCCGGATTGAAATTTTAGAGGAAGATGAAGAACCAACGGTGAAAGAGGGATCGAGCGATCAGAATGTAGATAAGTTGCGCCAAGAAGTTCTAGACCTACAAAACGAGTTAAAACGATTGCAACGCGATCAATAAAAATTATTCTTTGATCGAGACCATCGGTAATAAGTGGCACTATCAGATGGCACTTTATATAGAAACTTGATAAGATACATTGCCTAGTGTGTATTCTATGCTTCAAGCCGGATAACACAAATCGTCCTGTTTATAGCCTGCAAAGGTGTCAAGTTTATGGAACAGTGGCAAAAAGATTTAGCAGAAATCGTTGAAACAGTGGCTGATGAAGTAGAGCGTTTCTTCCTCGGAATGAGTGAAATGGTGGACGCTTTTTTTGAGCTAACGGAAGAAATCACTGAGCAAGTCCCTAACATTGTTACTGAAGTCGATCAGTATTTACAAGATTTAGCTGAACCAATGTTGGAGGCTTACTGGGAATTGGAAGACATGGTAGCAGATGTAGATCCAGGTTTTCCTTATTCAGTTGAACCTACAGCCGAAAAAAATCCTGCCTGTATCGGTTGTACTCACTATCACGGTCAAGTTTATAGTGGTAATTTGTTAGTTTGTGCTATGCATCCCCACGGTTGTGAAGATGAGAATTGTCCAGATTGGGAGAAGGAAGAGTATTGAAAGGGAGTTAGGAAGCTACAAAATTCCTAAAAGGACGTAAAAATAAGTAAAATAACCAATGACAAATGACAACTGATAAATTCTCTGAAAGTGTATCCCAGGCAAGTCAAGAAATGAAGTATGGCGAACGCGATATTGCGGAAGGTAAACTAATTACCTTTCCTAATCCGCGTGTGGGGAGGCGATATGACATTAACATTACTTTGCCAGAATTTACTTGTAAATGTCCGTTTTCCGGCTATCCTGACTTTGCGACAATTTACCTTACATATATACCTGATGAACGGGTAGTGGAATTGAAGGCGCTTAAGCTTTATATTAACAGTTACCGCGATCGCTATATTTCTCACGAAGAATCTGCCAATCAAATTTTGGATGATTTTGTGGCTGCTTGTGACCCCTTAGAAGCCACTGTGAAAGCAGATTTTACACCTCGTGGCAATGTACATACTGTGGTTGAAGTGCGGCATCATAAGTACCCATAATGAAAACTTGGGTTTTGTAGTGAGGACTTTAGTCCTCTCTACGAAGGTTTTTTACTCAGGTTGATTAACCAGACAGTTTGAGACTGCAATTGCTATTTGAGCTTAGAATCCCCCGTTTTAATAAACGGGGGAGTATGTCAAGAAATACTACGCTTCCAAGTCAACCCGGTGCGCGGAGTCTGCCTGTGTCGCAGCCATAGTCCCAGCAGCAAACCAATTACCACAATTCCGGTGAAATAAGTCAGCGAAATCAACCGAACAGCCATCGGCGGAGCGACACCTTCAACTGGAATATTCTCTGCAACTTGGAATGGCTGAAATTGCTCTTTTGCCTTTGCTTGCGGCGCTACCTCGACAACAACGCTATGGGGGGCACCGTCAAAAAATTCCTGCTCCCACACCAATTTTCCGTTGCT
Protein-coding sequences here:
- a CDS encoding phytanoyl-CoA dioxygenase family protein, translating into MYLTTEQLIIYKSQGFILLPEYFSRAEVGIMKAELSTLSVEDSPKKILEKDGKTVRSLHGSHANNDVFNSLTRHPFIVEPAMQIVGSQVYIYQFKINLKAAFSGDLWKWHQDYIYWRKEDGMPRPQVVNAMCLLDDMNEFNGPLFIIPGSHKEEMIDVLEHNPIGETTTSHNSGESSTWISSFSVNLKYSLNQKIITSLVSKYGITSVKAAAGSVLFFDSNIVHASTNNISPFGRSTVIITYNSIENIPLAVINPRPDFLVGQNYQAVTPLGSDALSQKNGELHTQDKLDRRNLHPLPH
- a CDS encoding YciI family protein, with amino-acid sequence MPWFVKIEEGKVDKPTFDQYVPAHKAYIQDLIAKGHKARTGYWAEQRGGMLLFEAASKEEAEAIVADDPLVKHGCVNYQLYEWRIVLE
- a CDS encoding phasin family protein, with protein sequence MAGFGDIVQKAFYLGVGLASYAGEKAGGKLAQVRSQVQKLADEMVAKGEMNTEEARRFVEDMMKQAQQAQASGETSEKTPPSEPRRIEILEEDEEPTVKEGSSDQNVDKLRQEVLDLQNELKRLQRDQ
- the queF gene encoding preQ(1) synthase; translation: MTTDKFSESVSQASQEMKYGERDIAEGKLITFPNPRVGRRYDINITLPEFTCKCPFSGYPDFATIYLTYIPDERVVELKALKLYINSYRDRYISHEESANQILDDFVAACDPLEATVKADFTPRGNVHTVVEVRHHKYP